A section of the Chlorocebus sabaeus isolate Y175 chromosome 17, mChlSab1.0.hap1, whole genome shotgun sequence genome encodes:
- the ATF6B gene encoding cyclic AMP-dependent transcription factor ATF-6 beta isoform X1: MVGGWGGKMAELMLLSEIADPTRFFADNLLSPEDWGLQNSTLYSGLDEVAEEQTQLFRCPEQDVPFDGSSLDVGMDVSPPEPPWELLPILPDLQVKSEPSSPCSSSSRSSESSHLSTEPSSEALGVGEVLHVKTESLAPPLCLLGDDPTSSFETVQINVVPTSDDCSDVQTKIEPVSPCSSINSEASLLSADSSSQAFIGEEVLEVKTESLSPSGCLLWDVPAPSLGAVQISMGPSPDGSSGKALPIRKPPLQPKPVVLTTVPMPPRAVPPSTTVLLQPLVQPPPVSPVVLIQGAIRVQPEGPAASLPRPERKSIVPAPMPGNSCPPEVDAKLLKRQQRMIKNRESACQSRRKKKEYLQGLEARLQAVLADNQQLRRENAALRRRLEALLAENSELKLGSGNRKVVCIMVFLLFIAFNFGPVSISEPPSAPVSPRMNKGEPRPRRHLLGFSEQEPVHGVEPLQGSSQGPEEPQPSPTDQPSFRNLTTFPGGTKELLLRDLDQLFLSSDCRHFNRTESLRLADELSGWVQRHQRGRRKIPQRAQERQSQPRKKSPPVKAVPIQPPGPPERDSVGQLQLYRHPDRSQPAFLDAIDRREDTFYVVSFRRDHLLLPAISHNKTSRPKMSLVMPAMAPNETLSGRGAPGDYEEMMQIECEVMDTRVIHIKTSTVPPSLRKQPSPTPGNATGGPLPASAASQAHQASHQPLYLNHP; encoded by the exons atggttggggggtgggggggaaagaTGGCGGAGCTGATGCTCCTCAGCGAGATTGCCGACCCGACGCGTTTCTTCGCCGACAACCTGCTAAGCCCGGAGGACTGGGGTCTGCAGA ACAGCACCTTGTATTCTGGCCTAGATGAAGTGGCCGAGGAGCAGACGCAGCTCTTCCGTTGCCCCGAGCAGGATGTCCCG TTTGACGGCAGCTCCCTGGACGTGGGGATGGATGTCAGCCCCCCTGAGCCCCCATGGGAACTCCTGCCGATCTTGCCAG ATCTTCAGGTGAAGTCTGAGCCGTCTTCcccctgctcttcctcctcccgcAGCTCCGAGTCATCACATCTCTCCACAGAGCCCTCCAGCGAG GCTCTTGGGGTAGGGGAGGTGctccatgtgaagacagagtcCCTGGCACCCCCACTGTGTCTCCTGGGAGATGACCCAACATCCTCATTTGAAACTGTCCAGATCAACGTAGTCCCCACCTCTGATGATTGCTCAG ATGTCCAGACCAAGATAGAACCTGTCTCTCCATGTTCTTCCATCAACTCTGAGGCCTCCCTGCTCTCAGCCGACTCCTCCAGCCAG GCTTTTATAGGAGAGGAGGTCCTGGAAGTGAAGACAGAGTCCCTGTCCCCTTCAGGGTGCCTCCTATGGGATGTCCCAGCCCCCTCACTTGGAGCTGTCCAGATCAGCATGGGCCCATCCCCTGATGGCTCCTCAG GGAAAGCCCTGCCCATCCGGAAGCCGCCACTGCAGCCCAAACCTGTGGTGCTAACCACTGTCCCAATGCCACCCAGAGCTGTGCCTCCCAGCACCACCGTCCTTCTGCAGCCCCTCGTCCAGCCACCCCCAG TATCCCCAGTTGTCCTCATCCAGGGTGCTATTCGAGTCCAGCCTGAAGGGCCGGCTGCCTCTCTACCACGGCCTGAGAGGAAGAGCATCGTTCCTGCTCCTATGCCTGGAAACTCCTGCCCGCCTGAAGTGGAT GCAAAGCTGCTGAAGCGGCAGCAGCGAATGATCAAGAACCGGGAGTCAGCCTGCCAGTCccggagaaagaaaaaagagtatctGCAGGGGCTGGAGGCTCGGCTGCAGGCAGTGCTGGCTGACAACCAGCAGCTCCGCCGGGAGAATGCTGCCCTCCGGCGGCGACTGGAGGCCCTGCTGGCTGAA AACAGCGAGCTCAAGTTAGGGTCTGGAAACAGGAAGGTGGTCTGCATCATGGTCTTCCTTCTCTTCATTGCCTTCAACTTTGGACCCGTCAG CATCAGTGAGCCTCCTTCAGCTCCCGTCTCTCCTCGGATGAACAAGGGGGAACCTCGACCCCGGAGACACTTGCTGGGGTTCTCAGAGCAAGAGCCAGTTCATGGAGTTGAACCTCTCCAGGGGTCCTCCCAGGGCCCTGAagagccccagcccagccccacagACCAGCCCAGTTTCag GAACCTGACAACCTTCCCTGGGGGCACCAAGGAGCTACTACTAAGAGACCTAGACCAGCTCTTCCTCTCCTCTGATTGCCGGCACTTCAACCGCACCGAGTCCCTGAG GCTTGCTGACGAGCTGAGTGGCTGGGTCCAGCGCCACCAGAGAGGCCGGCGGAAGATCCCTCAGAGGGCCCAGGAGAGACAG TCTCAGCCACGGAAGAAGTCACCTCCAGTTAAGGCAGTCCCCATCCAACCGCCTGGACCCCCGGAAAG GGATTCTGTGGGCCAGCTGCAGCTATATCGCCACCCAGACCGTTCACAGCCAGCGTTCTTGGATGCAATTGACCGACGGGAAGACACGTTTTATGTTGTCTCTTTCCGAAGA GACCACCTGCTGCTCCCAGCCATCAGCCACAACAAGACCTCCCGGCCCAAGATGTCCCTGGTGATGCCGGCCATGGCCCCCAATG AGACCCTGTCAGGCCGTGGGGCCCCGGGGGACTATGAGGAGATGATGCAGATCGAGTGTGAGGTCATGGACACCAGGGTGATTCACATCAAGACCTCCACGGTACCCCCCTCGCTCCGAAAACAGCCATCCCCAACCCCAGGCAATGCCACAGGTGGCCCCTTGCCAGCCTCTGCAGCCAGCCAGGCCCATCAGGCCTCCCATCAGCCCCTCTACCTCAATCATCCCTGA
- the ATF6B gene encoding cyclic AMP-dependent transcription factor ATF-6 beta isoform X4, with amino-acid sequence MVGGWGGKMAELMLLSEIADPTRFFADNLLSPEDWDSTLYSGLDEVAEEQTQLFRCPEQDVPFDGSSLDVGMDVSPPEPPWELLPILPDLQVKSEPSSPCSSSSRSSESSHLSTEPSSEALGVGEVLHVKTESLAPPLCLLGDDPTSSFETVQINVVPTSDDCSDVQTKIEPVSPCSSINSEASLLSADSSSQAFIGEEVLEVKTESLSPSGCLLWDVPAPSLGAVQISMGPSPDGSSGKALPIRKPPLQPKPVVLTTVPMPPRAVPPSTTVLLQPLVQPPPVSPVVLIQGAIRVQPEGPAASLPRPERKSIVPAPMPGNSCPPEVDAKLLKRQQRMIKNRESACQSRRKKKEYLQGLEARLQAVLADNQQLRRENAALRRRLEALLAENSELKLGSGNRKVVCIMVFLLFIAFNFGPVSISEPPSAPVSPRMNKGEPRPRRHLLGFSEQEPVHGVEPLQGSSQGPEEPQPSPTDQPSFRNLTTFPGGTKELLLRDLDQLFLSSDCRHFNRTESLRLADELSGWVQRHQRGRRKIPQRAQERQKSQPRKKSPPVKAVPIQPPGPPERDSVGQLQLYRHPDRSQPAFLDAIDRREDTFYVVSFRRDHLLLPAISHNKTSRPKMSLVMPAMAPNETLSGRGAPGDYEEMMQIECEVMDTRVIHIKTSTVPPSLRKQPSPTPGNATGGPLPASAASQAHQASHQPLYLNHP; translated from the exons atggttggggggtgggggggaaagaTGGCGGAGCTGATGCTCCTCAGCGAGATTGCCGACCCGACGCGTTTCTTCGCCGACAACCTGCTAAGCCCGGAGGACTGGG ACAGCACCTTGTATTCTGGCCTAGATGAAGTGGCCGAGGAGCAGACGCAGCTCTTCCGTTGCCCCGAGCAGGATGTCCCG TTTGACGGCAGCTCCCTGGACGTGGGGATGGATGTCAGCCCCCCTGAGCCCCCATGGGAACTCCTGCCGATCTTGCCAG ATCTTCAGGTGAAGTCTGAGCCGTCTTCcccctgctcttcctcctcccgcAGCTCCGAGTCATCACATCTCTCCACAGAGCCCTCCAGCGAG GCTCTTGGGGTAGGGGAGGTGctccatgtgaagacagagtcCCTGGCACCCCCACTGTGTCTCCTGGGAGATGACCCAACATCCTCATTTGAAACTGTCCAGATCAACGTAGTCCCCACCTCTGATGATTGCTCAG ATGTCCAGACCAAGATAGAACCTGTCTCTCCATGTTCTTCCATCAACTCTGAGGCCTCCCTGCTCTCAGCCGACTCCTCCAGCCAG GCTTTTATAGGAGAGGAGGTCCTGGAAGTGAAGACAGAGTCCCTGTCCCCTTCAGGGTGCCTCCTATGGGATGTCCCAGCCCCCTCACTTGGAGCTGTCCAGATCAGCATGGGCCCATCCCCTGATGGCTCCTCAG GGAAAGCCCTGCCCATCCGGAAGCCGCCACTGCAGCCCAAACCTGTGGTGCTAACCACTGTCCCAATGCCACCCAGAGCTGTGCCTCCCAGCACCACCGTCCTTCTGCAGCCCCTCGTCCAGCCACCCCCAG TATCCCCAGTTGTCCTCATCCAGGGTGCTATTCGAGTCCAGCCTGAAGGGCCGGCTGCCTCTCTACCACGGCCTGAGAGGAAGAGCATCGTTCCTGCTCCTATGCCTGGAAACTCCTGCCCGCCTGAAGTGGAT GCAAAGCTGCTGAAGCGGCAGCAGCGAATGATCAAGAACCGGGAGTCAGCCTGCCAGTCccggagaaagaaaaaagagtatctGCAGGGGCTGGAGGCTCGGCTGCAGGCAGTGCTGGCTGACAACCAGCAGCTCCGCCGGGAGAATGCTGCCCTCCGGCGGCGACTGGAGGCCCTGCTGGCTGAA AACAGCGAGCTCAAGTTAGGGTCTGGAAACAGGAAGGTGGTCTGCATCATGGTCTTCCTTCTCTTCATTGCCTTCAACTTTGGACCCGTCAG CATCAGTGAGCCTCCTTCAGCTCCCGTCTCTCCTCGGATGAACAAGGGGGAACCTCGACCCCGGAGACACTTGCTGGGGTTCTCAGAGCAAGAGCCAGTTCATGGAGTTGAACCTCTCCAGGGGTCCTCCCAGGGCCCTGAagagccccagcccagccccacagACCAGCCCAGTTTCag GAACCTGACAACCTTCCCTGGGGGCACCAAGGAGCTACTACTAAGAGACCTAGACCAGCTCTTCCTCTCCTCTGATTGCCGGCACTTCAACCGCACCGAGTCCCTGAG GCTTGCTGACGAGCTGAGTGGCTGGGTCCAGCGCCACCAGAGAGGCCGGCGGAAGATCCCTCAGAGGGCCCAGGAGAGACAG AAGTCTCAGCCACGGAAGAAGTCACCTCCAGTTAAGGCAGTCCCCATCCAACCGCCTGGACCCCCGGAAAG GGATTCTGTGGGCCAGCTGCAGCTATATCGCCACCCAGACCGTTCACAGCCAGCGTTCTTGGATGCAATTGACCGACGGGAAGACACGTTTTATGTTGTCTCTTTCCGAAGA GACCACCTGCTGCTCCCAGCCATCAGCCACAACAAGACCTCCCGGCCCAAGATGTCCCTGGTGATGCCGGCCATGGCCCCCAATG AGACCCTGTCAGGCCGTGGGGCCCCGGGGGACTATGAGGAGATGATGCAGATCGAGTGTGAGGTCATGGACACCAGGGTGATTCACATCAAGACCTCCACGGTACCCCCCTCGCTCCGAAAACAGCCATCCCCAACCCCAGGCAATGCCACAGGTGGCCCCTTGCCAGCCTCTGCAGCCAGCCAGGCCCATCAGGCCTCCCATCAGCCCCTCTACCTCAATCATCCCTGA
- the FKBPL gene encoding FK506-binding protein-like, giving the protein METPAVSTTGEKDTSQPQQQWEKNLRENFDSVTQIRQQPRDPPTETLELGVSPDPASQILENTQGTEKLVAELEGDSHKSHGSTSQMPEALQASDLWYCPDGSFVKKIIIRGHGLDKPKLGSCCRVLALGFPFGSGPPEGWTELTMGVGPWREETWGELIEKCLESMCQGEEAELQLPGHSGPPVRLTLASFTQGRDSWELETSEKEALAREERARGTELFRAGNAEGAARCYGRALRLLLTLPPPGPPERTVLHANLAACQLLLGQPQLAAQSCDRVLEREPGHLKALYRRGVAQAALGNLEKATADLKKVLAIDPKNRAAQEELGKVVIQGKKQDAGLAQGLRKMFG; this is encoded by the coding sequence ATGGAGACGCCAGCAGTCAGTACAACTGGAGAAAAGGACACCTCTCAGCCGCAACAACAGTGGGAAAAGAACCTTCGGGAGAACTTTGATTCAGTTACTCAGATTAGGCAGCAGCCCCGAGACCCTCCTACCGAAACACTTGAGCTGGGAGTAAGCCCAGATCCAGCTAGCCAAATTCTAGAGAATACTCAAGGAACTGAAAAACTGGTTGCTGAACTTGAAGGAGACTCTCATAAGTCTCATGGATCAACCAGTCAGATGCCAGAGGCCCTCCAAGCTTCTGATCTCTGGTACTGTCCCGACGGGAGCTTTGTCAAGAAGATCATAATCCGTGGCCATGGCTTGGACAAACCCAAACTAGGCTCCTGCTGCCGGGTACTGGCTTTGGGGTTTCCTTTCGGATCAGGGCCGCCAGAGGGCTGGACAGAGCTAACAATGGGCGTAGGGCCATGGAGGGAGGAAACTTGGGGGGAGCTCATAGAGAAATGCTTGGAGTCCATGTGTCAAGGTGAAGAAGCAGAGCTTCAGCTGCCTGGGCACTCTGGACCTCCTGTCAGGCTCACACTGGCGTCCTTCACTCAAGGCCGGGActcctgggagctggagactagcGAGAAGGAAGCTCTGGCCAGGGAAGAACGTGCAAGGGGCACAGAACTATTTCGAGCTGGGAATGCTGAAGGAGCTGCCCGATGCTATGGACGGGCTCTTCGGCTGCTGCTGACTTTACCCCCACCTGGCCCTCCAGAACGAACTGTCCTTCATGCCAATCTGGCTGCCTGTCAGTTGTTGCTAGGACAGCCTCAGTTGGCAGCCCAGAGCTGTGACCGGGTGTTGGAGCGAGAGCCTGGCCATTTAAAGGCCTTATACCGAAGgggggttgcccaggctgcccttgGGAACCTGGAAAAagcaactgctgacctcaagaaGGTGCTGGCGATAGATCCCAAAAACCGGGCAGCCCAAGAGGAACTGGGGAAGGTGGTTATTCAGGGGAAGAAGCAGGATGCTGGGCTGGCTCAGGGTCTGCGCAAGATGTTTGGCTGA
- the ATF6B gene encoding cyclic AMP-dependent transcription factor ATF-6 beta isoform X3 yields MVGGWGGKMAELMLLSEIADPTRFFADNLLSPEDWGLQNSTLYSGLDEVAEEQTQLFRCPEQDVPFDGSSLDVGMDVSPPEPPWELLPILPDLQVKSEPSSPCSSSSRSSESSHLSTEPSSEALGVGEVLHVKTESLAPPLCLLGDDPTSSFETVQINVVPTSDDCSDVQTKIEPVSPCSSINSEASLLSADSSSQAFIGEEVLEVKTESLSPSGCLLWDVPAPSLGAVQISMGPSPDGSSGKALPIRKPPLQPKPVVLTTVPMPPRAVPPSTTVLLQPLVQPPPVSPVVLIQGAIRVQPEGPAASLPRPERKSIVPAPMPGNSCPPEVDAKLLKRQQRMIKNRESACQSRRKKKEYLQGLEARLQAVLADNQQLRRENAALRRRLEALLAENSELKLGSGNRKVVCIMVFLLFIAFNFGPVSISEPPSAPVSPRMNKGEPRPRRHLLGFSEQEPVHGVEPLQGSSQGPEEPQPSPTDQPSFRNLTTFPGGTKELLLRDLDQLFLSSDCRHFNRTESLRLADELSGWVQRHQRGRRKIPQRAQERQKSQPRKKSPPVKAVPIQPPGPPERDSVGQLQLYRHPDRSQPAFLDAIDRREDTFYVVSFRRDHLLLPAISHNKTSRPKMSLVMPAMAPNETLSGRGAPGDYEEMMQIECEVMDTRVIHIKTSTVPPSLRKQPSPTPGNATGGPLPASAASQAHQASHQPLYLNHP; encoded by the exons atggttggggggtgggggggaaagaTGGCGGAGCTGATGCTCCTCAGCGAGATTGCCGACCCGACGCGTTTCTTCGCCGACAACCTGCTAAGCCCGGAGGACTGGGGTCTGCAGA ACAGCACCTTGTATTCTGGCCTAGATGAAGTGGCCGAGGAGCAGACGCAGCTCTTCCGTTGCCCCGAGCAGGATGTCCCG TTTGACGGCAGCTCCCTGGACGTGGGGATGGATGTCAGCCCCCCTGAGCCCCCATGGGAACTCCTGCCGATCTTGCCAG ATCTTCAGGTGAAGTCTGAGCCGTCTTCcccctgctcttcctcctcccgcAGCTCCGAGTCATCACATCTCTCCACAGAGCCCTCCAGCGAG GCTCTTGGGGTAGGGGAGGTGctccatgtgaagacagagtcCCTGGCACCCCCACTGTGTCTCCTGGGAGATGACCCAACATCCTCATTTGAAACTGTCCAGATCAACGTAGTCCCCACCTCTGATGATTGCTCAG ATGTCCAGACCAAGATAGAACCTGTCTCTCCATGTTCTTCCATCAACTCTGAGGCCTCCCTGCTCTCAGCCGACTCCTCCAGCCAG GCTTTTATAGGAGAGGAGGTCCTGGAAGTGAAGACAGAGTCCCTGTCCCCTTCAGGGTGCCTCCTATGGGATGTCCCAGCCCCCTCACTTGGAGCTGTCCAGATCAGCATGGGCCCATCCCCTGATGGCTCCTCAG GGAAAGCCCTGCCCATCCGGAAGCCGCCACTGCAGCCCAAACCTGTGGTGCTAACCACTGTCCCAATGCCACCCAGAGCTGTGCCTCCCAGCACCACCGTCCTTCTGCAGCCCCTCGTCCAGCCACCCCCAG TATCCCCAGTTGTCCTCATCCAGGGTGCTATTCGAGTCCAGCCTGAAGGGCCGGCTGCCTCTCTACCACGGCCTGAGAGGAAGAGCATCGTTCCTGCTCCTATGCCTGGAAACTCCTGCCCGCCTGAAGTGGAT GCAAAGCTGCTGAAGCGGCAGCAGCGAATGATCAAGAACCGGGAGTCAGCCTGCCAGTCccggagaaagaaaaaagagtatctGCAGGGGCTGGAGGCTCGGCTGCAGGCAGTGCTGGCTGACAACCAGCAGCTCCGCCGGGAGAATGCTGCCCTCCGGCGGCGACTGGAGGCCCTGCTGGCTGAA AACAGCGAGCTCAAGTTAGGGTCTGGAAACAGGAAGGTGGTCTGCATCATGGTCTTCCTTCTCTTCATTGCCTTCAACTTTGGACCCGTCAG CATCAGTGAGCCTCCTTCAGCTCCCGTCTCTCCTCGGATGAACAAGGGGGAACCTCGACCCCGGAGACACTTGCTGGGGTTCTCAGAGCAAGAGCCAGTTCATGGAGTTGAACCTCTCCAGGGGTCCTCCCAGGGCCCTGAagagccccagcccagccccacagACCAGCCCAGTTTCag GAACCTGACAACCTTCCCTGGGGGCACCAAGGAGCTACTACTAAGAGACCTAGACCAGCTCTTCCTCTCCTCTGATTGCCGGCACTTCAACCGCACCGAGTCCCTGAG GCTTGCTGACGAGCTGAGTGGCTGGGTCCAGCGCCACCAGAGAGGCCGGCGGAAGATCCCTCAGAGGGCCCAGGAGAGACAG AAGTCTCAGCCACGGAAGAAGTCACCTCCAGTTAAGGCAGTCCCCATCCAACCGCCTGGACCCCCGGAAAG GGATTCTGTGGGCCAGCTGCAGCTATATCGCCACCCAGACCGTTCACAGCCAGCGTTCTTGGATGCAATTGACCGACGGGAAGACACGTTTTATGTTGTCTCTTTCCGAAGA GACCACCTGCTGCTCCCAGCCATCAGCCACAACAAGACCTCCCGGCCCAAGATGTCCCTGGTGATGCCGGCCATGGCCCCCAATG AGACCCTGTCAGGCCGTGGGGCCCCGGGGGACTATGAGGAGATGATGCAGATCGAGTGTGAGGTCATGGACACCAGGGTGATTCACATCAAGACCTCCACGGTACCCCCCTCGCTCCGAAAACAGCCATCCCCAACCCCAGGCAATGCCACAGGTGGCCCCTTGCCAGCCTCTGCAGCCAGCCAGGCCCATCAGGCCTCCCATCAGCCCCTCTACCTCAATCATCCCTGA
- the ATF6B gene encoding cyclic AMP-dependent transcription factor ATF-6 beta isoform X2 encodes MVGGWGGKMAELMLLSEIADPTRFFADNLLSPEDWGLQNSTLYSGLDEVAEEQTQLFRCPEQDVPFDGSSLDVGMDVSPPEPPWELLPILPDLQVKSEPSSPCSSSSRSSESSHLSTEPSSEALGVGEVLHVKTESLAPPLCLLGDDPTSSFETVQINVVPTSDDCSDVQTKIEPVSPCSSINSEASLLSADSSSQAFIGEEVLEVKTESLSPSGCLLWDVPAPSLGAVQISMGPSPDGSSGKALPIRKPPLQPKPVVLTTVPMPPRAVPPSTTVLLQPLVQPPPVVLIQGAIRVQPEGPAASLPRPERKSIVPAPMPGNSCPPEVDAKLLKRQQRMIKNRESACQSRRKKKEYLQGLEARLQAVLADNQQLRRENAALRRRLEALLAENSELKLGSGNRKVVCIMVFLLFIAFNFGPVSISEPPSAPVSPRMNKGEPRPRRHLLGFSEQEPVHGVEPLQGSSQGPEEPQPSPTDQPSFRNLTTFPGGTKELLLRDLDQLFLSSDCRHFNRTESLRLADELSGWVQRHQRGRRKIPQRAQERQKSQPRKKSPPVKAVPIQPPGPPERDSVGQLQLYRHPDRSQPAFLDAIDRREDTFYVVSFRRDHLLLPAISHNKTSRPKMSLVMPAMAPNETLSGRGAPGDYEEMMQIECEVMDTRVIHIKTSTVPPSLRKQPSPTPGNATGGPLPASAASQAHQASHQPLYLNHP; translated from the exons atggttggggggtgggggggaaagaTGGCGGAGCTGATGCTCCTCAGCGAGATTGCCGACCCGACGCGTTTCTTCGCCGACAACCTGCTAAGCCCGGAGGACTGGGGTCTGCAGA ACAGCACCTTGTATTCTGGCCTAGATGAAGTGGCCGAGGAGCAGACGCAGCTCTTCCGTTGCCCCGAGCAGGATGTCCCG TTTGACGGCAGCTCCCTGGACGTGGGGATGGATGTCAGCCCCCCTGAGCCCCCATGGGAACTCCTGCCGATCTTGCCAG ATCTTCAGGTGAAGTCTGAGCCGTCTTCcccctgctcttcctcctcccgcAGCTCCGAGTCATCACATCTCTCCACAGAGCCCTCCAGCGAG GCTCTTGGGGTAGGGGAGGTGctccatgtgaagacagagtcCCTGGCACCCCCACTGTGTCTCCTGGGAGATGACCCAACATCCTCATTTGAAACTGTCCAGATCAACGTAGTCCCCACCTCTGATGATTGCTCAG ATGTCCAGACCAAGATAGAACCTGTCTCTCCATGTTCTTCCATCAACTCTGAGGCCTCCCTGCTCTCAGCCGACTCCTCCAGCCAG GCTTTTATAGGAGAGGAGGTCCTGGAAGTGAAGACAGAGTCCCTGTCCCCTTCAGGGTGCCTCCTATGGGATGTCCCAGCCCCCTCACTTGGAGCTGTCCAGATCAGCATGGGCCCATCCCCTGATGGCTCCTCAG GGAAAGCCCTGCCCATCCGGAAGCCGCCACTGCAGCCCAAACCTGTGGTGCTAACCACTGTCCCAATGCCACCCAGAGCTGTGCCTCCCAGCACCACCGTCCTTCTGCAGCCCCTCGTCCAGCCACCCCCAG TTGTCCTCATCCAGGGTGCTATTCGAGTCCAGCCTGAAGGGCCGGCTGCCTCTCTACCACGGCCTGAGAGGAAGAGCATCGTTCCTGCTCCTATGCCTGGAAACTCCTGCCCGCCTGAAGTGGAT GCAAAGCTGCTGAAGCGGCAGCAGCGAATGATCAAGAACCGGGAGTCAGCCTGCCAGTCccggagaaagaaaaaagagtatctGCAGGGGCTGGAGGCTCGGCTGCAGGCAGTGCTGGCTGACAACCAGCAGCTCCGCCGGGAGAATGCTGCCCTCCGGCGGCGACTGGAGGCCCTGCTGGCTGAA AACAGCGAGCTCAAGTTAGGGTCTGGAAACAGGAAGGTGGTCTGCATCATGGTCTTCCTTCTCTTCATTGCCTTCAACTTTGGACCCGTCAG CATCAGTGAGCCTCCTTCAGCTCCCGTCTCTCCTCGGATGAACAAGGGGGAACCTCGACCCCGGAGACACTTGCTGGGGTTCTCAGAGCAAGAGCCAGTTCATGGAGTTGAACCTCTCCAGGGGTCCTCCCAGGGCCCTGAagagccccagcccagccccacagACCAGCCCAGTTTCag GAACCTGACAACCTTCCCTGGGGGCACCAAGGAGCTACTACTAAGAGACCTAGACCAGCTCTTCCTCTCCTCTGATTGCCGGCACTTCAACCGCACCGAGTCCCTGAG GCTTGCTGACGAGCTGAGTGGCTGGGTCCAGCGCCACCAGAGAGGCCGGCGGAAGATCCCTCAGAGGGCCCAGGAGAGACAG AAGTCTCAGCCACGGAAGAAGTCACCTCCAGTTAAGGCAGTCCCCATCCAACCGCCTGGACCCCCGGAAAG GGATTCTGTGGGCCAGCTGCAGCTATATCGCCACCCAGACCGTTCACAGCCAGCGTTCTTGGATGCAATTGACCGACGGGAAGACACGTTTTATGTTGTCTCTTTCCGAAGA GACCACCTGCTGCTCCCAGCCATCAGCCACAACAAGACCTCCCGGCCCAAGATGTCCCTGGTGATGCCGGCCATGGCCCCCAATG AGACCCTGTCAGGCCGTGGGGCCCCGGGGGACTATGAGGAGATGATGCAGATCGAGTGTGAGGTCATGGACACCAGGGTGATTCACATCAAGACCTCCACGGTACCCCCCTCGCTCCGAAAACAGCCATCCCCAACCCCAGGCAATGCCACAGGTGGCCCCTTGCCAGCCTCTGCAGCCAGCCAGGCCCATCAGGCCTCCCATCAGCCCCTCTACCTCAATCATCCCTGA